The window ATTGGAAGAAACACCGACCGTGCGACACGTGTCGTTGACGGCAAAACCCCACGCCACTTGATACTGGGCCCTGCAGGGTTAGCATGTTTGCACACCACCACCGCACCCCGGTGGCTGAATCTCGCCATCCTCAAAATTCCGGCGAAGTCTTTCCGGCGACAATCAACCACCAAGAAATCCACTTCGGAAATCCCCACCATCACTTCCTTCGTCTCTCCCACAACAACTTCCGGCGACATCCCTACCTCACGCAACATCGTCTCCACGTACTCCGATCTCGACAGTTCATCTTCCACCACGCACACGTGTCGTGCACCCGTGTGGCGGCTAGCGACGGCGAGACCGATACTGGTAGATACTACTCCA is drawn from Telopea speciosissima isolate NSW1024214 ecotype Mountain lineage chromosome 1, Tspe_v1, whole genome shotgun sequence and contains these coding sequences:
- the LOC122648515 gene encoding uncharacterized protein LOC122648515, with the translated sequence MKLVWCPDTASKAYIDTVKSCELFEESSVAELVSAMAAGWKAKLIVEAWSRGGVVSTSIGLAVASRHTGARHVCVVEDELSRSEYVETMLREVGMSPEVVVGETKEVMVGISEVDFLVVDCRRKDFAGILRMARFSHRGAVVVCKHANPAGPSIKWRGVLPSTTRVARSVFLPIGKGLDIVHVGSSNSGGGDSGSIMKGTGRWIRHIDKESGEEHLFRK